Genomic segment of Leishmania panamensis strain MHOM/PA/94/PSC-1 chromosome 20 sequence:
GGACAATTGTCATGGTGTCACAAGAGATGCCGACACATTGCCTTGAAGCATAACAAATGCACCATCGAACACCACGCGTCTCCTGGACGCGCACTGACTTTCCCTGCACATAACATCGATCAGCGCTAACAAAAATCATTCCAAGATATCCGGTACTGGTGCCAATAACAAGAGCATCTCCAACAAAATCCACAAGGGTGGCATCTCCATCAGCAGAGAGTTCCAACAACTTGTTCTCAGCAGTTGATGGGATATGTGCGCTGGTGTCCATAGGAAAGTCTATTATCTCCGCCCCAGCTATCGCACTCAATATTTGACGGTTTCCGGAGCGCCGAAAAAGGTACGTGCCTAACAGAATAACCTTGCGATCCGTTAAAACGTACAACGAGCAGCATGGTGCCTCGTAGATACAGAAAAGGTCGTTTCCATTTTCAACAACACGGCGGGGAGTCGTCGTGAGGATGGTGCTACTCGACTCCAATGCCAACTCCAGCGAGCTACCTTGCCCTTTCTTTGTCTGAAGAGCAAGTACAGCTTCCATTTTCCCGAAAAAAAGCTGGAAAGGTTTCCATACATCGATGAGCTGTGAAGCACGGCAAACGCTGCAGAGATaaagaggaggacaagaagCGCACATAAAGGTATGAATGCAATTTGCACAGCAAAACAAGCAGTTATAGGTAGAGGCTACAGCCTCAAGAGGGCACTCACTGGAGGGGCGCGATGATCAAGAGACATACAGTCTGAGCCTCTAATCGAGAGTCGAAATACAAGTAAGCCACAAGGCGATCCTTTTGTTGCTTGCAAAGCCTCACCACAGGTACATCAGCGAAGTACCAgtgcaacaacaacaaaccaCAACATGGTATACAGAATCACAGAGCGGGCCTCTAAGTGCTTTAGTAGAATGCTCGCTCACTCGATTTGAGGGAATTCTCCTCTAGACAGACTCACAACTTCCTATTAAGCTCAAGGATACACTTGGTTAAACTTGCCTTTTCTCGAGCGAGCACTTCCAATTCCTGTTGACGAGCACTTTGCAAGTTGACCGTGTCGACTTGCTTCTCTTCATCCACACTCACTGAAGACGCCCCCGTCAGCGACACATTCCGCTCAAAAACATTTGGCAGCTTTGTGAAGCCATCCATAATATCAACGAGGTTGTCCACTTTCAACTGCAGGAGCGTCAACGGCTGCAGCCCAACTTCGTAAACGCTATAAATCACTCGTTCAATACCATTACCTTTGATTTCATAGGTCATGTGCATCAGAACCTGTGGCGTAGCACATCGTGGCTCCGCCTTCTTTTGCAGCCTCTCCATATCCGCGTACGACAGTTTGTGAGATGGCGAGAGACATATCGTCAAGTAACCCACATTCTGAATTCCAATAGGCGTATCGCTGCTGTCCATAGGAGCCGCACCTAGCAGTACTACACTCCGCGTTTCCTTCATGGCATCATCATCCGTCATTTCACACGCACTTTGAAAGAATCCATGAAGTTTGAAAACGTACTTGCGACAACATGTGCACGAGTATGCAGCAGCTACAAAATGAGCAAGAGTTGTGCCGCTGATGTAAGCAATACTCAAAGACGCCATTACGCGAGAGAAACGTATATCCTCACCCGTGTTACTATAGGAGAAGCAGCCACGgcttaaaaaaaaaaaagagctaTATTTTCTTCACAGAGCAGATGTAATGTGCTGCGGCATCAATTTACGGCGATGTTCCCCCCTTTATTACCAAGAAGAGCCACCAGCCTGTACAAGGCCTAGAGAAGTTACCAACACATAGGGGAGAAGTCTTGGAATTAACACCGTCATTAATCGTCAGCCACCAGCAACATGCTCCAAATATTCTCTTTTCGATGCCTGCAAAAGCTCCAATAAGCCACTACCAACTGCTTCAGAGCAACAGAAGAAATACCCTGCGAAGCTTAAAGCAAAGACATAGAGgcactgcttctcttttctttcgtttcaCAGTCGATGAGCTCCTTTACAGCACCCGGGTATCTTCACAAAGTCATCAAACTCCAAACATTTCTTCTCCGGACAGCACTTCCAGTACTTGTAGGTGTCCCAGAAGACAGGTCCACCTTTGTGGTACTGGCACGAAGAGTCCGTGTTTTCTGTGACAACAAATTCCTTGGAGCAACCGAAATTTCGGCACCTTGCCTTGCCATCCACAATTTGCTGCGGTTCGGCCTGTAAAAGTGAAGCACTCTCGAACTCTCTGGGACCTGTAGTTCGCCTTTCATTGTGCATACATGAATGCGCTTGGCATGCCTGCGCCACTTGAGAGGATGTCAGAGGAATGTTGAGTAGCTCCTCCTTTGGAAAAGCAAACGGCTTCTTCACAGTGCTATGGCGTCCAACACAGCACTTTGGTATCTTCTCAAAACTTTCCCAGTCAAAGGCCTTCCTGCTCTCACAGCACCCCCAAAATTTCTCCAAGTCATGAAAGACAGGGCCCTTCAAGTGATGATGGCATGAGTCATCCAtattctcctcctccttgtaGTATTGGTTGCATCCAAAATTAGTGCATCGCACTTCGCCCT
This window contains:
- a CDS encoding hypothetical protein (TriTrypDB/GeneDB-style sysID: LpmP.20.5910) is translated as MKVYCIYDGKNVMGDVVNNVTEPFKLKIDIPVSWQDGPCERLLNFFLKTLREKRQVDVTEDCVTMICNGVNLKLQDCIVSFISEYNDIYILHRAPRKKEEAHEGEVRCTNFGCNQYYKEEENMDDSCHHHLKGPVFHDLEKFWGCCESRKAFDWESFEKIPKCCVGRHSTVKKPFAFPKEELLNIPLTSSQVAQACQAHSCMHNERRTTGPREFESASLLQAEPQQIVDGKARCRNFGCSKEFVVTENTDSSCQYHKGGPVFWDTYKYWKCCPEKKCLEFDDFVKIPGCCKGAHRL
- a CDS encoding hypothetical protein (TriTrypDB/GeneDB-style sysID: LpmP.20.5900), which translates into the protein MDSSDTPIGIQNVGYLTICLSPSHKLSYADMERLQKKAEPRCATPQVLMHMTYEIKGNGIERVIYSVYEVGLQPLTLLQLKVDNLVDIMDGFTKLPNVFERNVSLTGASSVSVDEEKQVDTVNLQSARQQELEVLAREKASLTKCILELNRKL